The Desulfococcus multivorans DNA window GCTAATAAAATGGGATTTGTTTGAGGTGTTGCCTATTTTCAATAGAAGAAGCATGGCAAGCGGGGAAACGAGCTGATTCTCAAACAGATGATCGGTTTTACTGAAAAGCTAAAAACGGAAGTAGGTTTGTTATGAAAAGAAACAGTCAGATGCCAAAATATCATGAACTTATGAATCCGCTTCTTCAAGCTTTGCACGAATTAGGAGGGTCTGGTTCAATTGAGGAAATATCCCAGAAAGTTTCTGAACTATCCGGTCTGCCTGAAGATGTCTTGAACATACCACACAACCCGGAAAAAAGCAGTCAAACAGAAATCGAATATCGATTGGCATGGGCACGTACCTACTTAAAAAAATACGGTTTGCTGGAAAATTCCGATAGAGGAATCTGGCTCATAGTTGCAGATAAGCGTGATGTAAAATCAGTAGACCCACAACAGGTTGTTAAAACAGTACGAGAGGAACACAAACGGCAGAAAGAAATTGCCGAAAAGGAAACTTCTACTGAAGAGGATTCAGAAATAGAAATCCCAGACGAAGCTGAATCCTGGCGCAGTATGCTCCATCATGTTCTCATAAATGATATGTCACCAGATGCTTTCGAGCGATTAGCGAAAAGAATTTTGAGAGAATCTGGTTTCATACAAGTTGAGGTGACTGGTCGTTCCGGCGATGGTGGTATTGACGGTAAAGGCATTATGCGATTAAGCGGCTTGCTGAGTTTTCATGTAATCTTTCAGTGTAAAAAATATAAAGGAACAGTAACTGCTTCGGAAATTCGCGATTTTCGCGGTGCTATGATTGGTCGCGCCGATAAAGGATTATTTATTACAACTGGGACTTTTACCCGTGATGCCACCAAGGAAGCTACAAGAGATGGTGCGCCACCAATAGACTTGGTTGATGGTGATCAACTTGCGGACAAACTCAAGGAATTGGGATTGGGAATAAAAAAAGAGATGGTTGAAAAAATTACGGTTGATTCTGAGTGGTTTAAAGCCATCTGAATGCATGACAAGGCAAATACAGCCGATGCAAAATCTGTGCGGCTGATTTGCAGCGTTCTGCAGCAAATAAAAGGGTTTTTCTAAACAGTATCCATACACGATCATAACTACCTGATCGGAATAAAAAAAAGCGCATTTTGTTCTGGTTTTCGGGGCTGAGCGTAGTATGCGCGAAGGCGCCAACTTCAAGGAGTACACCGATATCATCGTCAAGAACCGCCGCGACACATTTTGCGGGCACAAAAATAATTGCGTTGCCATGATTTTGCGGAAAGGGTTCGGTGCAATTCGCTGATGCGTTTGGCGGCGGCGGATTTGAACGATCGGACAATCGTCGGGAGGGAATCGGGCACTGGGCAGCCGAATTCTTTCATTGCAGGGGGGCGTCGCGTAGGGGCACGGCGCGCCGTGCCCCTACTGACACCACCGATGACGCCATCGACTGCCTGGGCGAGCAGCTCCCAGGCTTTTTCGATGCTCACCGGTAGCTGGATAGACAGTTTTTCCACTCTGTCTCAAAACGTGATCTGAATCCTTCTTTTTCGCTTGTTTCCATGAATGACGCTTTAATCGCGTTGAGAGACAGTTTTTTCAGGTCATCCAGGGTAAAGTCCAACCCGTCGATCAGCGTAACATATTCTTGGGTAATGGAGGTGTTAAAGAGGGTCGGATCGTCAGAGTTGACGGTAACCAAGAGGTCTCGTTTGAAATAATCCACTATGGGATGCGCTTTGAGGTCAGGAACGACCCCGGTCTTCAAATTGCTCGTGATGCACATTTCCAATGGAATTTGTTTCTCGGATAGATAGGAAATCAACCGTGGATCTTCGCCGGCTCTCACGCCGTGCCCAATCCGCTCCACATTCAAGTCATTCAGCGCCGCCCAGACCGATTCAGGTCCCGCGGCTTCACCCGCGTGAGCGGTCAACCTGAAACCTCTTCTTTTTGCCTCTTTGTAGATTCCAGCCCAGGCACCCGCCGGATACTCCGGTTCACTTCCGCCAAGTCCGATGCCGACAACGCCGTTTCCCAGGAAGGGCGTCACCTCATCGAGTCTTTCCATGCCGACGTCCGGACCATCATCCCTGACCAGATCAATAATGAGGCGGCTCTGGATTCCAAAATCTTTCGTCGCCCGTCGCGCGGCGCGAATCAAGCTCGAGGTAATTCCTTTAACCGACAGTCCTTGTTTAGAAAAATCACCAGGTGAATAAAAGGCTTCAACGTATCTGACATTCTGGCGATGGAGGTCTTTTAATACATCGTAACCGATCTTTTCAAAATCGCTTTCTTGATGGATGAACTGGTTTTTCCAAATCCAGGTTTCAATGAAGTGCGCGAAATCCCGGTAGGTCATCTTTTTCTCCAGGTCCGCCATATCCCTCACTGAACTATCCATCCGGCTGCTGCGAATCAGTCCGAACAGGGTGTCCATGGGAATAGCCCCTTCTAGATGAACGTGAAGCTCGATCTTGGGCATTTGTGCCGCGAAGGATTTCAGCTCACGCTTGGAAAGCCGATTCATGCAACCCTCTTTTTGTGGTTGTTGTCCATTTCGTCAACGCGTCCTGATCCATCATCCTGTTGAATCACGCCGAGGGCGGATGCTGTTTTTTTCTTGACAAATGTTTCCCAATGTAATAAGCATTAGCCTGAGTTATACCAAGCAGTGTTCACTGCTAATAAAATAGACCACACAGAATATTTAGACAAGGGAAAATCTACCAGTAAAATTGCATCACGCGATGCTCTCTTGTTGCTTTGGTTTTTTTCTTTCTCCCCATCCACAACTCGCTGAACTTCAATATTCAATCACCCTGCATCGCGATTCAAGCAGATCCATTTTTTAGTATTTTTGTGGTCCAGACAGACTGAATCCATAAAATTTAACATAGCCGTTTTACGGGTGGGGTCAGCCATGATAAAAAGACCTGGACACGATCAGTCTTCTCCCATAGCGACACCAGCACCTGTTTCCGATACGCCGGGGCATCGCGTCCTGGGTCGAACCGGCGTTCGGGTCTCCGAAATCGGTTTCGGCAGCTGGGCCGTCGGCGGCGGTCATCGGGGGCTGGGCTACGGCCCGACGGATGACCGGAACTCCCTCCGCGCGATCCGGGAAGCGTGCGAAGCAGGCTGTAACTTTTTTGACACTGCGGATTCATACGGTTTCGGCCACAGTGAAGAGCTGTTGGGCCAGGCGTTGCATCGCCACCGTCATGAAGTCATCATCGCCACCAAGGTCGGTTATGATTTTTATCGAAGCCCTCCCCTGCAGAATTTTCATCCAGCCTATATTCGATTCGCCCTCCACCAGAGTCTCCAAAGGTTAAGAACGGAGTATGTCGATCTTTACCAACTCCACAATCCACCGCCGGAGATTTTGTTTCGAAGCGATGTGATCGAAGCTTTGGACGCCTTGCGTCAACAGGGCAAAATCCGCTGCCTGGGGGTTTCGGTCAACCTTGTCCAGGATGCCGTCGAAGCTTTGGCGGCCGCCTGGCCCGAAGTCGTTCAGGTCCCCTACAACCTGCTCGCGCCCGAGGCTGAAACCATGATCTTCAGCGAAGCGACGCGAAAACAGATCGGTATCATCGCCAGGGAGCCGCTCGCAAATGGATTTTTATCCGGGAAATACCATCGCGACAGTCACTTTCCTCCGAGTGACATCCGTAGTCTTTGGGGAACTGAAAGAATTGCCGGGACAGCACACATCGTGGAACAGCTAAAGCCGTATTGCCGTCAGAACGAGACCCTCGCCCAGCTTGCGATACGGTTTGTCCTCGAGGCGCCTGCCGTATCAACGGTAATTCCCGGCTGCAAAACCGCTGACCAGGTCAAGGAAAACTTCGCCATGCTCAGAGCCCGCCGGTCAGTCTGAACGGAAGCATCAGTGCCCGAGGGGCGGACCGTGGAGATGCCCATCAGCGGCGGTAATCCGGACCGGCCCTTTTAGCGCCTGACCCGAAACTTATTGGCCAAGAGGAGAGAAACGATGGAAATATCAGCATCTCAACAGGCGAATGAATCAACGGGGTATACAGTCTTTCCGGAAGCCCCCGTGCATTTTCCCATTCCGGCATCGCTTGCGCCGTTTCCCCCGTATTTGCAGGCTGCCATTATAAAGGCCGTCGGAATATGCAAACCGCGGCCTGCTACCGATATCTGGTATCAGGATCGTGGAACCGGCTCGGTTTATGTCATTCGACACGGCATTCAATGGCAATTCAACAAAACGGCCAGTTTCATCTGGATGAAGCTTGGAAACGGAGTCACCGTGAAGGAAATTGTCGAGCAACTTTGTCGGGAGTACACGGAGGATAATGCGGAAGATATTGAATTTCAAACAGTTGAATTTGTGCTCCATGCCCTTTCCTATGGCGTCCTCGATATCGCGGAGGACGAGGAAGTCCCGCCTCCCGGAGAGCGGGCCGAAAGTTGAAAAATGCCCTTGAATGATCAAAAATGCCGGCTCAAGGACAATCGATGCCGGTTCCCCCTGGCGTTTCAAGGTCTTGTGCCCGGAGAGCCGTTCAGTCTGAGGGTCGGGATTTATGCCAACTCGAATCTTCCCTGGCAGGAACCGGCAGGAATTTGGACCTTCGATATTTCTGATTGTTACGCCGAAGGTTTGGAAATCGATCTCTGGCGGCTCGATTTCTATTCCGTTCAGCTTCGTGCGTCAGCTCGCCGCCGGCTGGCGCGGGCATTCCGACGGTCTCAAGACATATCCTTATCCGCGTGGGCGATGTTTACCGTCGAGGTGTTCGGAAAAAACGGCGGAGTCCTCGGAACGATGAGAGTCGGCTTGTCCATTGCTTCCCATGATCTGGCCGTGATGAACGAGCGATATCGATTGGCGGCCATTCCGCCGATTCAGTGGTTCTTCGTTGAATTGACCAACCGTTGCAACTATGCCTGCAGCTGGTGTCCCTCTTCATCAATGACAAGAAAACAGGGGAGGATGCCTTTCGAGCGTGTGCAATGGTTGTTTAAGGAAATTGCCGATTATCGATACCGTAATCCTCAATTTTCGATGCACGCCGAGATCAAAAACCTGGTGTTCCTGCATGTCATGGGAGAACCGTTGCTGCATCCCCGCTTCTTTGAAATCCTTGAATACGGACATAGCATCGGGCTTGATTTCTGCCTCGTGACCAACGCCAGCCTTCTCACCCCTGAACGGATCGACAGGCTGCTTGCCGGCGGGATCAGCAGCATCACCATCAGCCTCAATGTGCCGGACGGTTCACATTTTTCGAAGACCGGCGCTCCCCTTGCATATTCGGCCGTAATCAGCAGAATCCAGAATCTCATTCAGGAGAGATACCGTCGAGGGAGCGATCTTCCCCGGATAGAAATTCAGATGCTGAATAGCAGAGGGGTTGCTCTGTCGGCAGCGCCCCTTGTGGAGGAGGCGTACCAGGTCGAGGACCAGCTGACATTCTGGTCAATGTTCGTGCGCCAACAGGAGCAAGCGCATCAGGTAATTTCTCATATACCCGATACCCACGAGGCATTGCGCGTTCGACAGGTTCTCGACCGCGTAACAAACGATCCCGATATTTATTTCGAGATCGGCAAGAATCTTTATGTTGTTTTTAAACGGGCGTGCAATTTCGGGAATATACTGCTTCCCGAGGGTTATCGTGTTATCGAGTCTGCCGAAGGGCGGTGCGCTTTTTTCAACGCCCACCGGACAATAGCTGTTCTCTGGGACGGCTCCTGCACGTTCTGTTCACTTGATTATAATAATTCGGTCAATCTTGGGAATGTATTTGATGAAGGACTCGAAGGCATCTGGACCGGCAAAAGGATGAATCAAATCCGGAGATTGATGGAGCATGGCATTCTTTCAGAATCTCTGTGCCGCCGGTGCCAGGGCGAAGTAATCCGTGACTAAGGGCCGGCTTCGTGAAAGGAGAATCGCATGACCGACGTGCTTCTGGTTGCCCCACCCATGCAGTCGCCCGCGGCGCAATCTTCGTTTAATGCGTTGTGTCCGCCGCTGGGCCTGGGCTATCTGGCCGCCTGCTTACTGAAAGAAGGCATTTCAGTTGAAATCGCGGATCTGAGCAAGCAGGCCGATCCCTGGGCTTTTTTAAGCCGAACAATTGAGAGGACTTCCCCTCCTTTCGTGGGAATCACCTGCGTCACCCAGAATTATGCCCTCGGGTTGAAAGCCGCCGGGGTCGTCAGGGCAAAGGCGCCCGGCGCCTTTGTTGCGATGGGGGGACCGCACACAACGTATCGATATGAGGATGTCCTGGCCGAAAAGACTGTCGATGTCGTCGTGCGCTTCGAGGGAGAGAAGAGTGTGGTACAATTATTTCATCATGTGGCGAACAAAGCGCCCGACCTCAATCTCATCAACGGCATCGCCTTCCGCGACGGCGACCGTGTCTTGAAGACACCCCATCGAAAACATGAGGAAAGTCTGGATGACATTCCATTTCCCGCCCGGCATTTGATGCCGATGGCGACGTACGGCCGCCCCGGCACGATCATGACAAGCCGCGGCTGCCCTTATAAATGCATTTTCTGTATCTCCAGCACATACGAGGGAAATTACCGGATGCGCAGCCCTGAAAACGTCATCGCCGAACTCGTGATGTTGCGGGAAATCTGGGGTCTGAGAGAGATCTATTTCATCGATAACGTGTTTACCGCGAGCTCGGAAAGGGTTCAACAGATCTGCCGCCAACTTGTTGATTTAAAATTAGACATTCGTTTTCATTGCGTGTGTCGACTTGATTTGATTACCCACGAACTGGTGGAGATGCTGAAAGACGCCGGCTGCATCGGTATGGAGATCGGCGTGGAATCGGGCGATCAGGAAGTGATAAATTCGATGAACAAGCATATTTCCGTCAGCGACGTACTGCGGGCTACCGATATCGTAGTGGGGGCGCGAATTCAGCCGATGTTTACATTTCAAATCGGTTCTCCCTTTGATCGACCGGAATCCGTTGCGAAGACCCAAGCGCTGGCGGCTCAGGTCCGCGCCAAGGGAGCGATTGCTTTTGTTTCAATCATGACCCCATTTCCGGGCACGCCTCTTGCCGACCGCGCCCAGGAATTCGGCATCCATATTCACGATGTTCCCTGGAGTGAATATCGGACATCCAATCCGATTACCGACACTCCCCATCTGAAACGGCAGGATTTTCGCCGGGCCCTTTATGAGGAAGCGATACGTTCCGGCGTCATCTATTAACGCATGTCCCTTTACAAGTCGCATCTCTCGCGCTGATGTGACGAAAGAGATGCTGTCTGTGGATCGACACCAACTCAAACGGCTTTTTGGGGTATTCATGGAAACAAGTTCACTGCCCATTCAGGCGGCGCCGCCGGATCACCTGTACATCGAGTTGACCAACCAGTGTAATCTTAGATGCAAACACTGTTATCTCGACGCCGGTCCGGGCGGCAACCACACCCTGTCTTCTTCTCTGGTGCGCCGGGCATTGCATGACTTCGCAACCTTCGGTGGTATGTCTGTAACCTTCAGCGGCGGGGAACCGCTGTTGCACCCTGATTGGCCGGCGCTGGTCGGATATGCGAGGTCGCTGAATCTGGTGACAGCGGTGGTGACCAACGGTCTGCTGCTCGACTCAGCCGCCGTGAAAGATTTGAGAGAATTAGGAGCAACGGTAACGCTCAGCCTGGATGGCGCGAGCCGCGAAACCCATGAATCGATTCGAGGCGCCGGATCCTATGCCAAAGCGCTGGCCGCTCTGGATCAACTTGAGGCGTCTCACTCCAGAGATCAGGTGATTATCGCATTCACGCCGACCAATACCAATGTGGACGATTTGATACCCTTGGCGCGGCATATTTCTGAACGCGGGTTTTACAGACTGTATGTTTCACCGCTTGAGGATCGCGGCCGCAGCCTGGTTCATGAAGACAAATTGTCCCTTGACGATGAATCCAGGATGCGTCTGCTCATTCAAATCGCATTGCTGAACACGGGTCCGTATCGATACATGGATATTGACTGCGGACATTTGAATTATTTTTTTCACCGATTGCTGACAGGGGAAGGTGATCTCGGAGATCCGATCGAGGGGACCCTGAGGATCAATCCTGATGGGGATATCTTTTTGACCGCTTATTCGGATGATCGCCGATTCCTGCTGGGTGACCTGCTGAACGGAAGCATCCGCCAAGCGTGGCAATCCGACGCGACACGATTTCTCCTGAATGCGGTTGATCAGCGCCGTTTGGGTTTGCCGGATTGTAATTCCTGCCCTTATTGGATCATTTGCGGCGGCGGAAGTCCGGTTCGAGCATATATGAGGCACGGCAGTTTCCAGAAGCCGGATGAATTTTGCCGGGCCAAACAGATGTTTCTTGACCGTTGGTTTTCCGCTTTGCGCTGAGGAGATAACCCCGGCGTTCAAAGCAGAACGAATTCCATTTCAGAAAAAGGAGGAAACCATGGAACAACAATCACAAAAATTTCAGCAGCCAGGGGGCTTCGGGTTTCCTTTTGGATACCCGGCAGGGGGTGTCCGGATGGGATACCCGGCAGGGGGTGTCCGGATGGGATATCCGGCAGGGGGTGTCCGGATGGGATACCCGGCAGGGGGCGTCCGGATGGGATACCCGGCAGGGGGTGTCCGGATGGGATACCCGGCAGGGGGTGTCCGGATGGGATACCCGGCAGGGGGCGTCCGGATGGGATACCCGGCAGGGGGCGTCCGGATGGGATACCCGGCAGGGGGCGTCCGGATGGGATACCCGGCAGGGGGCGTCCGGATGGGATACCCGGCAGGGGGCGTCCGGATGGGATACCCGGCAGGGGGCGTCCGGATGGGATACCCGGCAGGCGGCGTCCGGATGGGATATCCGGCAGGCGGTGTCCGGATGGGATACCCGGCAGGGGGCGTCCGGATGGGATACCCGGC harbors:
- a CDS encoding radical SAM/SPASM domain-containing protein; translation: MAAIPPIQWFFVELTNRCNYACSWCPSSSMTRKQGRMPFERVQWLFKEIADYRYRNPQFSMHAEIKNLVFLHVMGEPLLHPRFFEILEYGHSIGLDFCLVTNASLLTPERIDRLLAGGISSITISLNVPDGSHFSKTGAPLAYSAVISRIQNLIQERYRRGSDLPRIEIQMLNSRGVALSAAPLVEEAYQVEDQLTFWSMFVRQQEQAHQVISHIPDTHEALRVRQVLDRVTNDPDIYFEIGKNLYVVFKRACNFGNILLPEGYRVIESAEGRCAFFNAHRTIAVLWDGSCTFCSLDYNNSVNLGNVFDEGLEGIWTGKRMNQIRRLMEHGILSESLCRRCQGEVIRD
- the add gene encoding adenosine deaminase, coding for MNRLSKRELKSFAAQMPKIELHVHLEGAIPMDTLFGLIRSSRMDSSVRDMADLEKKMTYRDFAHFIETWIWKNQFIHQESDFEKIGYDVLKDLHRQNVRYVEAFYSPGDFSKQGLSVKGITSSLIRAARRATKDFGIQSRLIIDLVRDDGPDVGMERLDEVTPFLGNGVVGIGLGGSEPEYPAGAWAGIYKEAKRRGFRLTAHAGEAAGPESVWAALNDLNVERIGHGVRAGEDPRLISYLSEKQIPLEMCITSNLKTGVVPDLKAHPIVDYFKRDLLVTVNSDDPTLFNTSITQEYVTLIDGLDFTLDDLKKLSLNAIKASFMETSEKEGFRSRFETEWKNCLSSYR
- a CDS encoding PqqD family protein yields the protein MAKRRETMEISASQQANESTGYTVFPEAPVHFPIPASLAPFPPYLQAAIIKAVGICKPRPATDIWYQDRGTGSVYVIRHGIQWQFNKTASFIWMKLGNGVTVKEIVEQLCREYTEDNAEDIEFQTVEFVLHALSYGVLDIAEDEEVPPPGERAES
- a CDS encoding radical SAM/SPASM domain-containing protein; amino-acid sequence: METSSLPIQAAPPDHLYIELTNQCNLRCKHCYLDAGPGGNHTLSSSLVRRALHDFATFGGMSVTFSGGEPLLHPDWPALVGYARSLNLVTAVVTNGLLLDSAAVKDLRELGATVTLSLDGASRETHESIRGAGSYAKALAALDQLEASHSRDQVIIAFTPTNTNVDDLIPLARHISERGFYRLYVSPLEDRGRSLVHEDKLSLDDESRMRLLIQIALLNTGPYRYMDIDCGHLNYFFHRLLTGEGDLGDPIEGTLRINPDGDIFLTAYSDDRRFLLGDLLNGSIRQAWQSDATRFLLNAVDQRRLGLPDCNSCPYWIICGGGSPVRAYMRHGSFQKPDEFCRAKQMFLDRWFSALR
- a CDS encoding aldo/keto reductase, coding for MIKRPGHDQSSPIATPAPVSDTPGHRVLGRTGVRVSEIGFGSWAVGGGHRGLGYGPTDDRNSLRAIREACEAGCNFFDTADSYGFGHSEELLGQALHRHRHEVIIATKVGYDFYRSPPLQNFHPAYIRFALHQSLQRLRTEYVDLYQLHNPPPEILFRSDVIEALDALRQQGKIRCLGVSVNLVQDAVEALAAAWPEVVQVPYNLLAPEAETMIFSEATRKQIGIIAREPLANGFLSGKYHRDSHFPPSDIRSLWGTERIAGTAHIVEQLKPYCRQNETLAQLAIRFVLEAPAVSTVIPGCKTADQVKENFAMLRARRSV
- a CDS encoding DUF4573 domain-containing protein — encoded protein: MEQQSQKFQQPGGFGFPFGYPAGGVRMGYPAGGVRMGYPAGGVRMGYPAGGVRMGYPAGGVRMGYPAGGVRMGYPAGGVRMGYPAGGVRMGYPAGGVRMGYPAGGVRMGYPAGGVRMGYPAGGVRMGYPAGGVRMGYPAGGVRMGYPAGGVRMGYPAGGVRMGYPAGGVRMGYPAGGVRMESLAGGVRMGYPAGGVRMGYPAGGVRMGYPAGGVRMGYPAGGVRMGYPAGGVRMGYPIGRMFM
- a CDS encoding restriction endonuclease: MKRNSQMPKYHELMNPLLQALHELGGSGSIEEISQKVSELSGLPEDVLNIPHNPEKSSQTEIEYRLAWARTYLKKYGLLENSDRGIWLIVADKRDVKSVDPQQVVKTVREEHKRQKEIAEKETSTEEDSEIEIPDEAESWRSMLHHVLINDMSPDAFERLAKRILRESGFIQVEVTGRSGDGGIDGKGIMRLSGLLSFHVIFQCKKYKGTVTASEIRDFRGAMIGRADKGLFITTGTFTRDATKEATRDGAPPIDLVDGDQLADKLKELGLGIKKEMVEKITVDSEWFKAI
- a CDS encoding B12-binding domain-containing radical SAM protein, which translates into the protein MTDVLLVAPPMQSPAAQSSFNALCPPLGLGYLAACLLKEGISVEIADLSKQADPWAFLSRTIERTSPPFVGITCVTQNYALGLKAAGVVRAKAPGAFVAMGGPHTTYRYEDVLAEKTVDVVVRFEGEKSVVQLFHHVANKAPDLNLINGIAFRDGDRVLKTPHRKHEESLDDIPFPARHLMPMATYGRPGTIMTSRGCPYKCIFCISSTYEGNYRMRSPENVIAELVMLREIWGLREIYFIDNVFTASSERVQQICRQLVDLKLDIRFHCVCRLDLITHELVEMLKDAGCIGMEIGVESGDQEVINSMNKHISVSDVLRATDIVVGARIQPMFTFQIGSPFDRPESVAKTQALAAQVRAKGAIAFVSIMTPFPGTPLADRAQEFGIHIHDVPWSEYRTSNPITDTPHLKRQDFRRALYEEAIRSGVIY